One window from the genome of Desulfobotulus pelophilus encodes:
- the gspC gene encoding type II secretion system protein GspC, which produces MVPIGAFAAVSLGYGLITEKLLEPAETAAVLSPEATGAEKRGRAAAPVDGASYALIYERNLFGTLIKEQAEKEQPPAIDVDALQRTSLRLRLWGTIASEDAGQAFAVIEDTGKKVQELYGVGDAIQDATVKLILRQKVVLTRRGQDEVLEMDAEEGQRSVDPSIRFSPGVQDSHEVSRDMIDESLQDINSLMRQIRIRPNFEDGQPAGLRVDRLRSDSIFRQLGLENGDVIKGVNGREIQSVDDALTFYDQLRNASTVSLQVERGGTPQTLSYTIRN; this is translated from the coding sequence ATGGTTCCCATCGGAGCCTTTGCTGCCGTCTCTCTGGGATACGGGCTGATCACGGAAAAGCTTCTGGAACCGGCAGAAACAGCAGCGGTTCTGTCTCCGGAAGCTACCGGAGCGGAGAAAAGAGGCCGGGCGGCGGCACCGGTAGATGGAGCTTCCTATGCCCTTATCTATGAACGGAATCTTTTTGGTACCCTGATTAAGGAGCAGGCGGAAAAAGAACAGCCGCCTGCCATTGATGTGGATGCCTTGCAGCGAACGAGTCTGAGACTCAGGCTATGGGGAACCATTGCTTCGGAAGACGCGGGTCAGGCTTTTGCCGTGATTGAGGATACAGGTAAAAAGGTCCAGGAGCTCTATGGCGTGGGAGACGCCATTCAGGATGCCACCGTCAAACTGATTCTGAGGCAGAAGGTGGTGCTGACCCGGCGGGGGCAGGATGAGGTACTGGAAATGGATGCGGAGGAGGGCCAGCGCTCTGTGGATCCGTCCATTCGATTCTCCCCGGGAGTGCAGGATTCCCATGAGGTTTCACGGGATATGATCGATGAATCCCTTCAGGATATCAACTCGCTGATGCGTCAGATACGCATCCGTCCGAATTTCGAGGATGGTCAGCCCGCCGGCCTGAGGGTGGACCGTCTGCGTTCCGATTCCATTTTCCGGCAGCTGGGTCTTGAAAACGGAGATGTGATCAAGGGCGTCAATGGCCGGGAGATCCAGTCCGTGGATGATGCCCTGACGTTTTATGACCAGCTGAGAAATGCTTCCACCGTTTCCCTTCAGGTGGAGCGGGGAGGCACACCTCAGACCCTTTCTTATACTATTAGAAATTAG